The genome window ACGTTCCTGTGTCACGCCGTTGCCGCGAACCGAGCGGAACAGAAAACGCTGACGCTCGTCACACCCAAGTCCATCGCCTTGGAACCCGCCTTCTTTTGCGACCTTGCCGAAGTCTGGCGTTCATTGCAGTCCAAGCTATCCATTAGCGAAGAGACGCGATTGCAAATTGATATTTGCCAAGGCGAATCGGCGGGCGGTTGGTTCCGCAGTTTGCTCGAACGGGTGGACCTGTTCCGCTGTCGACGCGAATTTGCCAAACGTCAAATCGAGCCGTGGATTTCACTGACACGCTGTCTCGTCATCGGTCGCCCGACCACGGATCCTCCGGTGGTCGTAATGGGCATTGCCAGTGAAGAAGTGTCGCTACCAAGCTGGACGAAAGCCGCCACGATGCGGCTGCCCAATAACCAAACGGCATGACGCAAGTAGCCTGACTTTATTGGCCAGCAAGTACCGAAGCAGCCCGTCGAAGCAGCGGCACCAAGCCACCGTCTCAAAAGCTTCAGCCAGCTAACCGGTCCAGCACCCGCTGCACCGTGCTGGCAATCTTGGCTTCGCCAGCTGCAACGGCTTCCCGCTGCCCAGCCGTTTTCGGTGCCCGCCCGGTTCCCAGGTCCCAGCCCCGAGCTTTCGTGCCAGCCCGAACCCCGTCGGGGAACTCACCCAGGCTCATCAGCTGATCGAAAACTTCGATCAGTTCATACTGCAGCGATATCGCTTCAGAGACATCGTCTGACTGCACGCTGCGGAAAATCGCACTGGTGAGTTCCGGAAGCACGCCGCTGCTCGCATTCGTACCACCATCGATGCCTGCGATCAGCATCGGTGCCAGTGCAGAATCCCAGCCTGTCAAAAAGGAAAAGTCGTCCCGCATTGGACGAATCTTCGCCATCATCCGCATCATGTTTGGCACATCGCCGGAACTGTCTTTGATGCCGACAATCCGAGGGTATTCACTTGCCAACCGAGTCACCGTCTCGACATCGATCGGTGAAGCAAACAGTGGGATGTTGTACAGAGTGACGTCCACGTCCACGTGACGCGCAATTTCAGCGAAGAACGCATAAACACTCTCGCTGCTAACGCGGTAGTAGAATGGGGAAACAATTGCGACGGCTCGCACACCCATCTGACCGTACGCGTTGCACGCACGAATGGTCTCATCGGCATTGGCCTCCGCCGCGCCCGCCAACACAGGCACTCTGCCATTGGTTTGATCGACAACGACTTGAGCGACTCGCTGCCGCTCTTCAGGACTGAAACGCACGAACTCACCCGTGCTGCCGTTGGGATAAATCCCGTCGACGCCCTTTTCAATTAGCCAGTCAACGTACTGCCGAAGCGTTTCCTCATCCAACCGGCCTCGCGCATCGACCGGTGTGATATTGGGGGTCAGGATACCGGTAATTCGACTCGACATAGCTTGATCGCTGCAAAGGAACTTCATGGAACAAAAAGACAGAAATGACGCGACGCTCGCCCGGGCAGCTCCGCATCACTCCTGCGATTCCATGTCAGCTTTGAAACCGAACGATTATCGAATCACACCAGCAACATCGGGGACCGTAGCACCAGCAACAGCGACTTCACTCAGTAACTCGTGAAACTTTTCAACCGGCTGATAGCCTACTCGATGGGCCACGACCTTACCTTGGGACTCGGCCACCAAAGTCGTTGGAAAAGCGGTCACTTCCACTCGTGAAAGCACGCGATTGTTTGCATCGGGTCGCAACCGAATCGGGATGAACCTGCCTAGCAAGCGTTTGCGAACCGATGGATCACACAAAGTATTGCGTTTCATCGCGTCACAATAAGTACATTGCTCACTGGTGATGAATATCACCATCGGTCGGCCGCTTTTTTTGGATTCCGCCCAACCGGACTCCAGCGTTTCGTACCAGATTGGCTCGGCGGTCGCCGCCTGGCTGGACGTCAGTTCGAGTGCCGGTGAAGCAAAATCGGGCATCTCGCCGTGAGCGATCATGCCTGGGGTCAACGCGACCAGCCCAATCAGGCTCGCCAAGACGTAACCAACCAACACCGAAAAACGCGGAAGAAGCGACGCCGAACGCATCGCTGGGACCTGGAAAGCACGAATCATTTGCGCAAAACCATATTGAGAGCGAGAACCGCCGCAACTCGCCTTCAGGGTCCGAATCAGTCCACAATGTGAAGCTACCGAATCCCCAAAGAAACGTGTCTGACGGAGCATTCTGCTCCGTTCAACGGCGCCAATGTGTAAAACCCAATCGCAAGATACGCGGGTTAGACAACCTAGGCAACAAGGTGGTGTAGTAACACCTCTGCAGGCAAGGTGTTCTTCTGCACAGAAATTCAGATGCTGTATCGGCGACTATTTCGACTTTTGATAGATCGCCGTCAGCAGGGATTCGGTGTCCTTGAACTTCTTCCCACTCTGCAACGCTTCATCGATCAGGTGACGTGCATCGGTCTCGCTATGGCCCAATGTGACCAGTGCATCATAGGTTTCTTCCACGACGGGCGAACTTTCGGGTGCCCCGCCGGACAAATCATCACCCGCCACGATCAAAGCAAATCGAGGCATTTTACGACGCAGCTTCGCGATAATCCGCTCGCTGGTGGCCGGGCCCACACCAGGCAACGCCGAAAGAGCTTTGCTGTCCTGTTCTTCAATCAACACGGCAAGTTCACGCACGGGGCGAATCATCGCGCGAAGAGCCTTTTTGACTCCGACACCGTCCACACTACAAAACAGATCAAAGAACTGACGTTCGGGTAAAGTTAAAAATCCGATCAAGCGAGGCGTCAAGCGGCCACCCTGAGCATTGCCCTCGATGTAGTCCAGCGTATGTAACCGGACCTCTTCATTCATCTTGGATTGAAGCTGACGACGAGTGAAATCGCCGACATAGACTTCGTAGTCAAAAGGTGCAGCGGCAATGGTCACGCTAGTTTCACCAACATGGACAAGCGTCCCTGCAATCGCACTGATCAAGATGGCTTCCTTCTTAGGTTCGGTAGGGAGGTGCTTTCTGTTTGTCAAAAAGCTTGTGGGATACGTCGTCGATCTACGGACGCAAATGAGACGTGGGATAGGCTTGGTGTGGTGTGGTACAGGAAGAACGGAGGTTAGCGGAGTCGCCAGACTTCGGGACCCGACCGCCGATCCACATAGCTCGGACCATTCTAGCGGCGGCGTTTTACCGGCGATTTCACTACATAGACCACTAGCCGGTCACTGCATTGAAGACAGGCGAGAAACCGATCCCACCTTATCGATTAACGCCTCAAGCCAACAGTGTGGACCACCGTTGGCTTGAGGCGTATTGGATTAGCAATTGAGAATCGAATCGAACTGCTAGCAAATTCTAACGGCGTGATGGCGTGTCGTTCGCCTTGGCCGACTTCACGGTGTCTTCGTTGACCAACTCTTCGGTCATTCGAGCCCGGTATTCCATCATGCTACCGGCGCCCTGGAAGCCCACCACGGTTTCGTCCCAATTGAGTTCTTTGCCCAGCAGGTAACCGTTGTCGACATCGAACCGAATCGTGCCGTTACTTAGTTGCTGAACGACTTGTGCCTTGATGGACTCATCATCGATCGGTGTCAGGGTTTCGCTCTTCACCGCGATCGTCGCGACCCCCGCCTTCACCTTTTTGAGCGTGTAGACCTGGCGGATCTTGATCGTTTTAACCAACCCGGCTTCCGTGCGAGCCTGGATTTCCGACGGCACTGCCCATGACGTGCCAACCGCAACAGCCTCCTCCGGCACCGACAACGTCAGCGAGCCCATGCCCAGCGACGATGCCGATCCAGCGTGCTTTTCGCGGCGGATTTCGTCGCCTTTTTCGTTGATCGTCACGGTTGCCAACGGTGTCCCGATTTGGCTGGCCACAACGCTAAAGACTCCGGGTGGTTCGTCACCCGTCTTGCTGTCCCAGCGAATTTCTTCCGCTTCGCCGTTCTGTTGAGTCATGGCAACGGATTCGATCTTGTGATCGAAGGTCATCTCGGAGGGCTTCACGTCATTCACCGTCCACGACCGAATACTGGTCGTATGCACGTTGGCAATTTCTTCCGTGCCATTGATCCGAGTCTTGGTTTTCGCGACATGAGTCACTTCATATCGAATTTTTTGATTGGCGGACAATTTGTGCCGCAATTGATAGGTCTCACTCGACTCTGGCTTGGACTTAACCAAAACGCTTTGTGAATCTGCAGCGGTGGCTGCATGCTCAGCAAGCGTGCCGAACGAGGCAAAACCTGTGGCGGCGAGAACGATAGAAAGCCGAACAAGGCCCGACGAACGGTGAAGCAACACAACCATTTCCTTTGGAAAGACTGGTCAGGGAAAGATTCTTTTCAAACCAACGTCCCTGGCGTTTATCAAAAACGCGACAGTTTTTCCAGATCAACTCTGCACCCAGCTCCAACTAAGCCAGCTCCAACTTCGGCCCAGCCCAAGCTCGAGCCAGCTCCAACTTCAGCACAGCCCAAGCTCCAGCCAACCCAAACTTCAGCCAACCCAGCCTCTTGACAAACCAAGCTGGGTCCAATCCCCAATACAAAACGTCAGCTTTGCTTCGGAAACGCAGCCGGCTGGCCAAACCAATCCGGATGAAAGCCCTCTCGGACGGCTAACAAGATGGCCTTGCCATGCTGGTGCTCCGGCCCGTGGGTGTAGTCCCATTCGAGTCGTTCTTCATACCGGAGAATCCTCAATCGAGACTCCGCGGCGACCGCCCAAGCAGCCAGCTGATTGGGACGAAAATAGTTGATCACGGCGCCCGCAGTCTCGCTAACCGGCACTTGCCGGGTGTTGCCCGGTGCGACATCGCTTCCGGGGTCTTCGGTCGTGTGAACTTGCACATACAACATTCCATTGTCCGTCAGGCTGTCGCACATCCGTTGCCAAACAATCTGGGCATCCAACGCTGGAATGTGGTCGAGCACCGTGGTCGCGATCACGGCATCGAAGTGATTTTCAGGAAAATCAAACTCGCGTACATCGCAAAGATTGGTTCTGATGCGTTCCGCCACATGGTGCTCAGCGGCTCGTTCATTGATCCGCGCCAAACCACGGTCGCTCAAGTCCACCGAAATCACGTCGTAACCCGCCGCCGCCAGCGCGATCGAGTCTCGTCCCGCGCCCGCGCCCAGATCAACGGCCCGCCCAATTGGCCGATCCCCAACCTGACCGTCCGCCCCGCCGAGTTGTTCTAAATACGCCTGCAGGGCAGCCGAGGGCTCCATCCCATAGGCAATCTCTTCCCGATTGTAGGCGTCAAAAAAATAGTCACTCGCTGGAGAGGTCACGTTGGTCTCTTATTATGCAAAGGTTCAAAATCAAGTTTGTGAGAGTTCCCACGCGGCCACATCACCCGCCAATCGCCTCTACTGTACAGACCCGTTAAGAGGAAACCAATTGCGAGCAAAGTTTCCAAATCCAGCCGATCCTTTGCCAAGAATGCGTGCTCCCGTCCGAATCTCTTCCCAACACCCGACCGGCAGACTCTGGATACTTCCATCCCCGGATGCCAAAGCCTGGATGCCACGGAGGAGTTTCAAGATGCAGAGATCAGATCGAGATCGCTCCGACAACGCTGCACAACCGACACGCGAAGCCTCCTAATGCCCCACGCAGCCCCCGGTCAGATCCGAACCATGATCGACGAGCACAGCAATGACCGAAGAGCGCAATAATGATCGACGAGCCCAATGATTCGAGCAGGCGTCGCGGCAGTCATGATCTGGCCTCGCTCGGATCCCGAGTCGGTCGCTGGGCGTTGTTGGTATTCTTGATGCTCAGCACTTTTGCCGTCCTGGTCACCGGCATGAGCGACAACCAACCAACCCCCACCCATCCGCAAAGCCCGGCTCACCCGCCCAAGATCTCCGCCGACACATCGCGCTGGAACTCGCAAATCGAACGGGCTTGGCAAGAACAAGTCCGAGCCGCCGGCCTGACACCGGCCCCCACCGCGGA of Neorhodopirellula lusitana contains these proteins:
- a CDS encoding dihydrodipicolinate synthase family protein; translated protein: MSSRITGILTPNITPVDARGRLDEETLRQYVDWLIEKGVDGIYPNGSTGEFVRFSPEERQRVAQVVVDQTNGRVPVLAGAAEANADETIRACNAYGQMGVRAVAIVSPFYYRVSSESVYAFFAEIARHVDVDVTLYNIPLFASPIDVETVTRLASEYPRIVGIKDSSGDVPNMMRMMAKIRPMRDDFSFLTGWDSALAPMLIAGIDGGTNASSGVLPELTSAIFRSVQSDDVSEAISLQYELIEVFDQLMSLGEFPDGVRAGTKARGWDLGTGRAPKTAGQREAVAAGEAKIASTVQRVLDRLAG
- a CDS encoding thioredoxin family protein; its protein translation is MIRAFQVPAMRSASLLPRFSVLVGYVLASLIGLVALTPGMIAHGEMPDFASPALELTSSQAATAEPIWYETLESGWAESKKSGRPMVIFITSEQCTYCDAMKRNTLCDPSVRKRLLGRFIPIRLRPDANNRVLSRVEVTAFPTTLVAESQGKVVAHRVGYQPVEKFHELLSEVAVAGATVPDVAGVIR
- the ruvA gene encoding Holliday junction branch migration protein RuvA → MISAIAGTLVHVGETSVTIAAAPFDYEVYVGDFTRRQLQSKMNEEVRLHTLDYIEGNAQGGRLTPRLIGFLTLPERQFFDLFCSVDGVGVKKALRAMIRPVRELAVLIEEQDSKALSALPGVGPATSERIIAKLRRKMPRFALIVAGDDLSGGAPESSPVVEETYDALVTLGHSETDARHLIDEALQSGKKFKDTESLLTAIYQKSK
- a CDS encoding DUF6263 family protein, giving the protein MLLHRSSGLVRLSIVLAATGFASFGTLAEHAATAADSQSVLVKSKPESSETYQLRHKLSANQKIRYEVTHVAKTKTRINGTEEIANVHTTSIRSWTVNDVKPSEMTFDHKIESVAMTQQNGEAEEIRWDSKTGDEPPGVFSVVASQIGTPLATVTINEKGDEIRREKHAGSASSLGMGSLTLSVPEEAVAVGTSWAVPSEIQARTEAGLVKTIKIRQVYTLKKVKAGVATIAVKSETLTPIDDESIKAQVVQQLSNGTIRFDVDNGYLLGKELNWDETVVGFQGAGSMMEYRARMTEELVNEDTVKSAKANDTPSRR
- a CDS encoding class I SAM-dependent methyltransferase, which gives rise to MTSPASDYFFDAYNREEIAYGMEPSAALQAYLEQLGGADGQVGDRPIGRAVDLGAGAGRDSIALAAAGYDVISVDLSDRGLARINERAAEHHVAERIRTNLCDVREFDFPENHFDAVIATTVLDHIPALDAQIVWQRMCDSLTDNGMLYVQVHTTEDPGSDVAPGNTRQVPVSETAGAVINYFRPNQLAAWAVAAESRLRILRYEERLEWDYTHGPEHQHGKAILLAVREGFHPDWFGQPAAFPKQS